From a region of the Synchiropus splendidus isolate RoL2022-P1 chromosome 12, RoL_Sspl_1.0, whole genome shotgun sequence genome:
- the LOC128768060 gene encoding uncharacterized protein LOC128768060 gives MLPRRRRQVLVLQTILLCCAGAAGDTFLFAQEGAEVTLSCDSRAPDQASCEGTTWLGEKDRGTETLAEHKTVKVDVDRLSLAPDCSLVIKKMGAGDARHYTCRQFDGPRPYTDADTFLSMVSLTRSMTQGDMTLTCKVIRPGFCPEKVQWLYKGQTITKDHPQLKTSSTTCGDAAVQFPLTSFLESHLLTCEVSHRDTVERFPFQAAVSTGATTTTASTSATPVDDSGHWWLYGVAAAAALTLLVLVVVLVRWRRLKGRRAQVQKKLTSDLSASPADPESGHDTENPGEELCYSSVTYNKKTHSNKVKGHEDDEVTYSTVKSKASPSDKCDLYASISKN, from the exons atGTTGCCGAGACGCAGGCGTCAAGTCCTCGTCCTCCAAACCATCCTGCTCTGCTGCGCCG gagcagctggagacacCTTCCTCTTCGCTCAGGAGGGAGCTGAAGTTActctgtcatgtgactccagAGCACCTGACCAGGCCTCCTGTGAGGGAACCACCTGGCTTGGTGAAAAAGATCGCGGAACTGAAACATTGGCTGAACATAAGACAGTCAAAGTTGATGTGGACCGACTGAGCCTGGCACCTGACTGCTCTCTGGTCATCAAGAAGATGGGGGCTGGAGATGCTAGACATTACACCTGTCGACAGTTTGATGGACCAAGACCATATACAGACGCCGACACGTTCCTCTCCATGGTCTCCT TGACTCGCTCCATGACTCAAGGTGACATGACCTTGACCTGTAAAGTGATCCGTCCTGGTTTCTGCCCTGAGAAGGTTCAGTGGCTGTATAAGGGTCAAACTATAACCAAAGATCACCCACAGCTGAAGACCTCGTCGACCACCTGTGGAGATGCTGCTGTTCAGTTTCCTCTTACGTCCTTCCTGGAGAGTCACCTCCTCACATGTGAAGtctcacacagagacacagtgGAGAGGTTCCCCTTCCaagctgcag TGTCAACAGGAGCAACGACCACAACGGCGAGCACAAGCGCCACACCTGTGGATGACTCAG GCCACTGGTGGCTGTATGGCGTCGCAGCGGCTGcagctctgactctcctggTCCTCGTGGTGGTCCTGGTGCGGTGGAGACGTCTGAAAG GGAGGCGAGCCCAGGTGCAGAAG AAGCTGACCTCCGACCTCTCGGCGAGTCCTGCAGACCCAGAGTCGGGTCACGACACG GAGAATCCTGGAGAGGAACTTTGTTACAGCTCCGTCACCTACAACAAGAAGACCCACAGCAACAAG gtcaaaggtcacgagGATGATGAGGTGACCTACAGCACAGTCAAGAGTAAAGCCTCTCCGTCTGACAAGTGCGATCTTTATGCGAGCATCAGCAAGAACTGA